One window of Micromonas commoda chromosome 1, complete sequence genomic DNA carries:
- a CDS encoding predicted protein, giving the protein MTASSMLDVRSMARGCLQLRVLSSVHRYAPCVASIRTPHNNLRPCKLSRRFGSRVVQSSLQEGRLNVRDIDEEQLAIRLQGLEHHAGR; this is encoded by the coding sequence ATGACTGCTTCGTCCATGCTCGATGTGCGATCCATGGCACGCGGCTGCTTGCAGTTGCGGGTTCTCTCAAGCGTCCATCGTTACGCACCTTGCGTTGCCTCTATCCGAACACCGCATAACAATCTTCGACCGTGCAAACTTTCTCGAAGGTTCGGTTCACGGGTCGTGCAGTCATCACTCCAAGAAGGTCGCTTGAACGTCCGGGACATAGATGAAGAGCAGCTAGCCATTAGACTTCAAGGTTTGGAACATCATGCGGGTCGTTGA
- a CDS encoding predicted protein: protein MQPPVDDFAAFRDTEIDVPLPGEVPASVVAPAPEAASRDLLKTLFGEDDDDPSNQISASLNVRNTSPSFAKSFAGKRKFTRPLSAASDDRSVGVINASKNSEAPDSQKDCNQQRASNDSIHRDRNKQNFRRSFNERGYPDCVDVDRDDASALTPDSPFASEAEEDCEDINMIFGSSGARSTRKERSEHEVRDHVNTFLARMEVATEQDRECIKKKQPAIFKLRMLQEVKETLKNVDMHDHLLRHGLMKVLANWLALLPDHNLPNATIRTAVIDVISALPIETDLVDRKEQLKSSGLGQIIMFLSQLPEETQANRNKCQKLVEKWSRPVYELTSHYGDLRRREEECLGEEKFHESDATTSKNKECATEDPDVVRNTTLGLKHGEFGFRHHALVPEPEAMDYILRPKLLSDPNDIKARTQNADQQRVRKLVGKVVKRKDGVKNGKAHLPSIEGRGMVTYH, encoded by the coding sequence ATGCAGCCGCCAGTCGATGATTTTGCTGCATTTCGCGACACCGAGATCGACGTTCCGCTTCCAGGAGAAGTACCTGCCTCGGTCGTtgcgccggcgccggaggcCGCGTCGAGAGATCTGCTGAAAACCCTCTTTGGCGAAGATGACGACGACCCCTCGAATCAAATATCCGCCTCGTTAAACGTTCGAAATACGTCACCTTCCTTTGCTAAGTCCTTTGCTGGGAAACGAAAGTTCACGAGACCTTTGAGCGCTGCGTCCGATGATCGCTCTGTTGGGGTGATAAACGCCTCGAAAAATTCAGAAGCTCCTGATAGCCAGAAGGATTGCAACCAACAGCGCGCTTCGAACGACTCCATACATCGCGACAGAAACAAACAGAATTTTCGTCGGTCATTTAATGAGCGTGGTTACCCGGACtgtgtcgacgtcgaccgtGATGATGCGTCTGCTTTGACACCGGACTCGCCATTTGCTTCTGAGGCAGAAGAGGACTGCGAGGACATAAATATGATTTTTGGAAGCAGTGGTGCACGTAGCACGCGGAAAGAACGAAGCGAGCATGAAGTAAGAGACCACGTGAACACTTTTTTGGCGCGAATGGAGGTGGCGACAGAGCAAGATCGTGAGTGCATAAAGAAAAAACAGCCGGCAATTTTTAAGCTGAGGATGCTCCAGGAAGTGAAGGAGACATTGAAAAATGTAGACATGCACGACCATTTATTGCGCCACGGTCTTATGAAAGTACTTGCAAACTGGCTCGCCCTTCTCCCAGATCATAATCTTCCAAATGCCACTATTCGCACGGCTGTAATCGATGTAATTTCCGCATTGCCCATCGAGACAGATCTTGTTGATCGAAAGGAGCAACTCAAAAGCTCAGGCCTCGGTCAAATAATCATGTTCCTTTCCCAGCTTCCAGAGGAAACACAGGCGAACAGGAACAAGTGTCAAAAGCTGGTGGAAAAATGGAGCCGACCAGTCTATGAACTGACAAGTCATTACGGAGATCTCAGACGCAGAGAGGAAGAGTGCCTTGGTGAGGAAAAGTTTCATGAATCAGATGCAACAACATCGAAAAATAAAGAGTGTGCAACTGAGGACCCCGATGTCGTACGTAATACTACACTGGGACTTAAACATGGAGAGTTCGGTTTTCGTCACCATGCACTTGTGCCAGAACCCGAGGCCATGGACTACATCTTACGACCTAAACTCCTCTCTGACCCAAATGACATTAAAGCACGGACACAAAATGCTGACCAACAGCGCGTTAGAAAGCTAGTTGGTAAAGTCGTCAAAAGAAAAGATGGAGTTAAGAACGGCAAGGCCCACCTGCCCTCTATAGAAGGGCGCGGCATGGTGACATACCATTGA
- the MGDA gene encoding glycosyltransferase family 28 protein (candidate monogalactosyldiacylglycerol synthase), with product MESPPFALTLDCLLAPSPARRAWPNLSSTPTRSIIFASYAPDTKSNSGRVHKPAELGRTNYFEMSTMLVGSEMSIRHLVQDAGQGNPAVPNYGYVPQRPIDRVGMSSTQDRKRVMCLMSDTGGGHRASAQALKDGFEVLYGNYFDINVVDLWSSSSPWPLCNMPKSYFFLVKNPWLWRMSFRCSEPEVLHEALFTGYTAIVGRRFAQAFEDYKPHLIVSVHPLMQHVPLKVLSRMKAAVSFTAAKVPFTTVVTDLTRCHRTWFHKDVDKCFVATQLVAAQAMNAGLTSNQLSCHGLPIRPAFNLPSKPKDEICDQLGIDSAAPTVMLIGGGEGMGKLEATAEALAKTLSSSHQLIIICGRNIKLAEKLSSRAWPLRVLVKGFVNNMSEYMLACDCIITKAGPGTIAEALICGRPILLNGFIPCQEEGNVSFVLDNGVGSYSEMPEEMADIVADWFRGDRQELINMSRRAKLLGRPEATFDIVRELSGM from the exons ATGGAGTCGCCCCCTTTCGCGCTCACGCTAGACTGTCTCTTGGCGCCCAGTCCTGCGAGGCGTGCATGGCCTAACTTGTCCTCAACCCCGACAAGATCCATCATATTCGCTAGCTACGCCCCTGATACGAAATCCAACAGCGGAAGAGTGCATAAACCTGCAGA GCTTGGGCGGACAAATTATTTCGAGATGTCTACCATGCTTGTCGGCAGTGAAATGAGCATAAGACATCTTGTGCAG GATGCCGGACAGGGAAACCCAGCCGTCCCAAACTATGGATATGTCCCTCAAAGACCCATTGACAGGGTGGGAATGTCGAGTACACAAGATCGCAAGCGCGTTATGTGTCTTATGAGCGATACTGGTGGCGGCCACAGGGCTAGTGCCCAGGCATTGAAAGATGGATTTGAAGTGCTTTATG GGAATTACTTCGATATCAATGTCGTGGACTTGTGGAGCAGTagttcgccttggcctctTTGTAACATGCCAAAGAGCTACTTCTTCTTGGTGAAGAATCCTTGGCTTTGGAGGATGAGCTTTCGATGCTCAGAGCCAGAGGTGCTTCATGAAGCACTGTTCACG GGTTACACGGCTATCGTCGGAAGACGTTTCGCCCAAGCTTTCGAAGACTACAAACCGCACTTAATCGTCAGTGTACATCCGCTCATGCAACATGTGCCG CTAAAAGTTCTGAGCCGCATGAAAGCAGCCGTTAGCTTTACAGCAGCCAAAGTGCCATTCACGACGGTAGTGACAGATCTTACCAGGTGCCATCGCACATGGTTCCACAAG GACGTGGACAAATGTTTTGTTGCCACTCAGCTTGTTGCGGCACAAGCCATGAATGCTGGTCTTACTTCAAACCAGCTTTCATGCCATGGTCTGCCGATCAGACCAGCATTTAATTTACCTTCCAAGCCAAAAGATGAAATCTGCGATCAACTTGGGATCGACTCGGCTGCCCCCACAGTCATGTTGATTGGTGGTGGAGAAGGGATGGGAAAGCTCGAAGCGACTGCTGAAGCTCTCGCAAAAAC GTTATCTTCTTCACATCAATTGATCATAATATGTGGTCGGAATATTAAATTGGCAGAAAAACTTTCTTCCCGTGCATGGCCTTTGCGGGTACTCGTCAAG GGCTTTGTGAATAACATGTCTGAATACATGTTGGCTTGTGATTGCATCATAACAAAAGCCGGCCCCGGTACAATAGCTGAAGCTTTAATTTGTGGCCGGCCAATACTTCTCAATG GTTTTATTCCATGTCAAGAGGAGGGAAATGTTTCTTTTGTTTTGGACAATGGTGTTGGTTCTTACAGTGAAATGCCTGAGGAGATGGCAGACATCGTCGCTGACTGGTTTAGAGGTGATCGCCAAGAGTTGATTAACATGTCGAGGAGAGCGAAATTACTTGGGAGACCGGAAGCAACTTTCGACATTGTGCGAGAATTATCAGGTATGTGA
- the TL30 gene encoding predicted protein (thylakoid lumenal 30 kDa protein), whose translation MLSLQIPSIPMPTAFRHLQGRQTCRVYNAGAKTNLEPKNVSRRHFGGAISLAGTIFSLTADPTVQPASAVMGMTAGRVPGLSPANADGVRHYTRPEGKSGGHGVGWTEITPYSFDVYDGWEEVPVSIADPGGTEIDARFSSEQDGGLKVVLAPVLRFANIDEGLNPTIEELIPLERFMAGFGPELTQSPVEEVDIIDKFVEKRGVLTYYNFELRDHTLVAATVWKKRVFIICIKASARQWRNSAEKLRNTMKSFNILTELA comes from the coding sequence ATGCTCAGTCTGCAAATACCATCTATACCCATGCCGACGGCATTCCGCCACCTTCAGGGAAGACAAACTTGCCGCGTCTACAACGCCGGTGCAAAGACTAACTTGGAGCCTAAAAATGTATCTCGAAGACACTTCGGCGGTGCAATCTCCCTCGCCGGGACAATATTTAGTCTAACTGCCGACCCTACTGTACAGCCCGCCAGTGCGGTGATGGGTATGACTGCCGGACGAGTACCAGGCTTATCGCCTGCGAATGCCGATGGCGTCCGTCATTACACCCGTCCGGAGGGCAAATCTGGTGGTCACGGGGTGGGTTGGACTGAGATTACACCATATTCCTTCGACGTTTACGACGGTTGGGAAGAAGTTCCTGTTTCAATTGCTGACCCTGGTGGAACAGAAATCGACGCAAGGTTCAGTTCAGAACAAGATGGCGGTTTGAAAGTTGTCCTGGCGCCTGTGCTAAGATTTGCAAACATTGATGAAGGACTGAACCCGACGATCGAGGAACTTATTCCACTCGAGCGTTTCATGGCCGGGTTCGGTCCAGAGCTGACACAAAGCCCGGTTGAAGAGGTAGATATCATCGATAAATTTGTTGAGAAGCGAGGGGTGCTAACATATTACAATTTTGAGCTCCGCGATCACACGCTAGTCGCGGCGACAGTCTGGAAGAAAAGGGTGTTCATAATTTGCATCAAAGCTTCAGCTCGACAGTGGCGCAACAGTGCTGAAAAGCTTAGAAACACTATGAAGTCATTTAATATTTTGACAGAGCTTGCATAA
- a CDS encoding predicted protein: MFLEAGSHDCFALDRFGHVPHSDVNSWLSLRQKQMDELRTCHREQFLSLRSKIRSLEIEAGIASDANPFLRERQQMLLTSKKYGEAYEQLKVITDIVLSNFELLSNDFFGKNALLVHRKTQRSSTERSIKRLLEQHIQQEEHFHKLFESELNSLELKKTRAPQSQLSHKHGSEKHVDAKEPLPKSIFEDVPNDQEVGGGEFRGAHYSEEHGNGTTAPNLREEPSINAHMDQRLTVNRAGYALFDGKTRPAFSPSLPVDCKPTSGPQLMASAPNCRGGPSAFRYKLHDLADKLYRTESSLSPRRVLRKCSRVDDEFGQAHDDSDDFSARAVNDPNKSESSLYISNGLRKIPGCWQIPCVYPQSTSEPRCSDGDHGSTSVGRLENAAEALLSAASALLGSRVTGTNISTAVNESIQGKPKFGRASLEDDTFEIDPVSKTNPDSRFQTRRSHPLVSEIDPGVHNACAKTLGFKVSKSSPDIFSEDISGDDVLALPTSCPVSTCTVPRLEMKKLSFVAESPDLATGSADHVLLDKNDRGLEHLNRTQRSLPRSTQITERRSAKETKYVFGGDSPTPAGPNGRAPAARLLIDRARPSAENTEHRKCQTDPWGQSKGSHIPENQKSQDAASNEADLQPDSPQARIPCLLDFRTSYLPHLYLSMIHSNTDKYLFIYTSSRFKRSTIQAIQDRPESAQLSIPCSRHLMQIVGSPQKIFATFFHMLDMGSTSRSVVELLKGGCPAEGRDQFGNTPLIIACQNGNARIVKALIRHGALINSQNKQGCTGLHYCIAYGFNALSDYLISKGANDKILNKLGLSPYEGIK, from the exons ATGTTTCTCGAAGCGGGAAGTCACGATTGCTTCGCTCTAGACCGGTTCGGGCATGTCCCCCATTCCGATGTAAATTCATGGCTTTCACTGAGGCAAAAACAGATGGACGAACTTCGCACATGTCACCGAGAGCAGTTCTTGTCGCTGAGATCGAAAATAAGGAGCCTTGAGATAGAAGCGGGGATCGCTTCAGATGCCAACCCATTCCTGCGGGAGAGGCAGCAAATGCTCCTCACCAGTAAAAAATACGGAGAAGCTTACGAGCAGTTGAAGGTAATTACTGACATCGTTTTGTCGAATTTCGAACTTCTATCGAATGATTTTTTTGGA AAAAACGCGTTACTAGTTCATCGCAAGACACAGAGAAGCTCCACTGAAAGGAGCATCAAGCGATTACTAGAACAGCACATACAACAGGAAGAACACTTTCATAAGCTGTTTGAATCTGAGCTAAACTCTCTGGAGCTGAAGAAGACTCGCGCACCCCAAAGTCAACTGAGTCACAAGCACGGATCCGAAAAACATGTTGACGCAAAAGAACCCCTCCCGAAATCCATTTTTGAGGACGTCCCAAACGATCAAGAAGTTGGCGGTGGTGAGTTCAGAGGAGCACATTATTCAGAGGAGCACGGAAATGGAACAACAGCACCAAATTTGAGAGAAGAACCCTCAATAAACGCTCATATGGACCAGAGACTGACTGTCAACAGAGCTGGATACGCTCTGTTTGACGGCAAAACGAGACCTGCTTTTTCTCCTTCATTGCCCGTTGATTGTAAGCCGACAAGCGGGCCACAATTAATGGCGTCTGCACCAAATTGTCGAGGAGGGCCATCTGCGTTTCGATACAAACTTCACGATTTGGCTGATAAACTGTATCGCACAGAGAGCAGTttgtcaccgcggcgagttctTCGTAAATGTTCACGTGTCGATGATGAATTTGGGCAAGCGCATGATGATTCTGATGACTTTTCGGCACGCGCAGTAAATGACCCAAATAAATCCGAGAGCTCGTTATACATTTCGAATGGCCTACGGAAAATTCCGGGATGTTGGCAAATTCCATGTGTGTATCCCCAGTCAACTTCTGAACCCAGATGCTCAGACGGAGACCATGGCTCAACAAGTGTCGGGAGACTTGAAAACGCAGCTGAGGCTCTCCTCTCCGCCGCAAGCGCGCTGTTGGGAAGTCGAGTGACCGGGACAAATATCAGCACAGCTGTGAATGAGTCCATTCAAGGGAAGCCTAAATTTGGTCGTGCTTCTTTGGAAGATGATACCTTTGAAATCGATCCTGTGAGTAAAACCAACCCAGATTCCCGATTCCAGACGAGACGTTCACATCCTCTAGTGAGTGAAATTGATCCCGGTGTCCATAACGCTTGCGCAAAAACCTTAGGCTTCAAAGTGTCAAAATCTTCGCCGGACATATTTTCCGAGGACATCTCCGGTGATGACGTGCTAGCACTGCCAACCTCCTGTCCGGTCAGTACATGCACAGTTCCCCGACTCGAGATGAAGAAATTGTCATTCGTTGCGGAAAGCCCGGATCTTGCTACTGGCAGTGCAGATCATGTTCTCTTAGACAAGAACGACAGAGGATTGGAACATTTGAATCGCACGCAACGTTCCTTACCAAGATCGACGCAGATTACAGAGAGAAGATCTGCTAAGGAAACGAAATATGTTTTTGGTGGCGATTCCCCTACCCCTGCGGGTCCGAATGGTAGGGCACCTGCCGCTCGGCTATTAATCGATAGGGCACGGCCCTCCGCCGAGAATACAGAACATCGGAAATGTCAGACAGATCCCTGGGGACAGAGCAAGGGATCCCATATCCCCGAAAACCAAAAAAGTCAAGATGCGGCATCAAATGAAGCAGATTTGCAACCGGATTCACCACAGGCACGCATACCCTGCTTGCTCGACTTCAGAACTAGCTATTTACCTCATCTTTACTTGTCAATGATTCATTCCAATACTGACAAGTATCTTTTTATTTATACTTCAAGCAGATTCAAACGGTCAACGATCCAAGCTATTCAGGACCGACCAGAATCCGCACAACTGAGCATCCCCTGCTCGCGGCATCTAATGCAGATCGTCGGTTCACCACAGAAGATTTTCGCAACCTTTTTTCATATGCTCGACATGGGAAGTACAAGCAGGTCA GTCGTCGAGTTACTGAAAGGTGGCTGCCCAGCAGAGGGGCGAGACCAGTTCGGGAATACACCTCTCATCATCGCTTGTCAGAATGGCAATGCACGCATCGTCAAAGCTCTGATTCGGCATGGAGCCCTCATCAATTCACAAAACAAGCAGGGATGTACAGGGCTTCACTACTGCATTGCTTACGGCTTCAATGCATTGAGTGATTATTTGATATCGAAGGGCGCAAACGACAAAATATTGAACAAGCTAGGCTTGAGCCCATATGAGGGCATCAAATAA
- a CDS encoding predicted protein — protein sequence MTENEDAFDPVIVSAGVVAIAIVGFLAFQRKTVKRHVDAGSPDSLQLGCPPANGFSASRIGGAGNDFSSSSRRGPDEDLPVGNISFEGLPIITDDAASFSTPPPREIHGEFKRQLRDMMSEMRRYNTVDFHGRNLGDNGSAYISEALAFNDVATCIDLSANGMGEAGVFAICEALKSNSALEMLSLASNNLQDAGAVALANYLQSDSSINTLNLNSCGISDTGAIALAEMLKKNTSLVALELNNNNIDYEGTCAIAEALSENATLTTLSISGNYIGGLGASALAKGLVKNKGLKGLIINGNDIGNIGVEALCKAISARETKLTNLDMGNNGIGHESGEYIAAYIKTDKELASLNLYMNELCDLGAIAVCNALRQNTAIQILDIGGNNILQAGAESLGDALKENISLRTLEIGYNPIGPKGGAALADAFKFHSKLTTLRMGWCKITKEGARHIADAMKYNEHVTTLDLRGNELGDEGCAAIAQSLGMVNENLTSLDLGYNEIKDNGAFALAQAIKNNADASITSISLNNNYITKFGEVALTEAVELVQELNPGRDLYIQL from the exons ATGACCGAGAACGAAGATGCTTTTGATCCTGTCATTGTCAGCGCAGGGGTGGTGGCCATTGCAATTGTTGGATTCCTGGCATTTCAGAGGAAGACGGTGAAGAGGCACGTGGACGCTGGCAGTCCGGACTCTTTACAGCTCGGTTGCCCGCCTGCAAACGGTTTCAGTGCAAGCCGGATCGGTGGAGCAGGAAACGATTTTTCGAGCTCTTCGAGAAGAGGTCCTGACGAGGATCTACCTGTTGGCAATATTTCTTTTGAGGGTCTACCAATCAtaaccgacgacgccgcctctTTTTCCacaccgcctcctcgagaaATACACGGTGAATTCAAGCGACAGCTCCGCGATATGATGTCTGAAATGCGCCGCTATAACACTGTCGACTTTCACGGTCGAAATCTTGGAGACAACGGTTCAGCATACATAAGCGAGGCTCTCGCGTTCAATGATGTCGCTACATGCATTGATTTGAGTGCCAACGGTATGGGTGAAGCGGGCGTTTTCGCAATATGTGAAGCATTGAAAAGCAATTCAGCCTTAGAAATGCTCTCACTTGCAAGTAACAACTTACAAGATGCGGGCGCAGTTGCACTAGCAAATTATCTCCAGTCCGACAGCTCAATCAACACGCTCAACCTGAATAGCTGTGGAATAAGCGACACTGGTGCGATCGCACTAGCAGAAATGCTAAAAAAGAATACTTCGCTTGTAGCTCTTGAGCTGAACAACAATAACATCGACTACGAGGGAACTTGCGCTATAGCAGAAGCGTTGTCTGAAAATGCCACCCTTACAACTCTCAGTATCAGTGGGAATTATATCGGCGGCCTTGGTGCCAGTGCACTTGCGAAGGGATTGGTGAAGAACAAGGGCCTAAAAGGATTGATAATAAATGGCAATGATATCGGTAATATCG GTGTTGAGGCACTTTGCAAAGCTATTTCTGCTCGTGAGACAAAATTGACGAATCTGGATATGGGCAACAACGGTATTGGACACGAGTCTGGTGAATACATTGCTGCATACATCAAAACTGACAAAGAGCTCGCTAGCCTCAATCTATACATGAACGAACTCTGCGATCTTGGTGCAATTGCCGTTTGCAACGCGCTCAGACAGAACACAGCCATTCAGATATTGGATATCGGAGGAAACAATATTCTGCAAGCGGGTGCTGAGAGTCTTGGAGATGCGCTCAAGGAAAACATATCACTGCGCACGTTGGAAATAGGCTACAATCCGATTGGTCCGAAGGGTGGTGCCGCACTTGCTGACGCGTTTAAGTTTCACAGCAAGTTGACAACCCTTCGTATGGGTTGGTGCAAAATCACAAAGGAGGGGGCACGGCACATCGCTGATGCTATGAAATATAACGAACATGTCACCACGCTAGACCTGCGTGGAAATGAACTCGGTGATGAAGGCTGCGCAGCTATTGCTCAGTCACTTGGTATGGTGAATGAAAACCTGACATCCCTGGATCTTGGATACAACGAAATTAAAGACAACGGGGCGTTTGCACTGGCTCAGGCGATAAAGAACAACGCAGATGCCTCAATCACGAGCATTAGTTTGAACAATAACTACATAACCAAGTTTGGGGAAGTTGCACTCACAGAGGCAGTAGAGCTAGTTCAAGAGCTCAACCCAGGACGTGATCTCTACATCCAACTTTAA
- a CDS encoding predicted protein, with protein MWNALRCHEIKVVTFLKTIPGHFTLNDAVSNDMPLLDIPSLAKDICDTLVYLHGAGFAHRDIKSNNVLLTWCPERQRICAKLCDFGSAAPVNKLPRRPAKPKWGGFERLLGLSGSWRPIGTMLWMAPEMLEPPVEGSIPPEGYSGEKVDIYSLGVVLWELFEWRTPWTEESAFSRKEIIDLIVRREKRLPIPGHSVPKLARLMSLMWASRPLDRPSAREVLSTLESVGSSWDMLDTFLDVQELAHIHGKAIMGALERSSVTQDERREENVEQDSYPRGIPNISHSEESSHSSGMVRYPKQMDKLSRRVEKADEIQRNREGLVLKEMTELGTSASMNPEHAMESEFNPTEHAIFIESVGSLSLSDLNEDLARMLFRHVQFLTSDEMIVEELETLRSKIADLQSSVGELQSRTKFDPLAAFTADARHKEIKKLTNTIELITAEEKVKVWRNTRGILRQQLVQAESEYNRWQRKCRSIERDGK; from the coding sequence ATGTGGAATGCCCTTCGCTGCCATGAAATTAAAGTCGTCACTTTTCTGAAGACAATTCCCGGTCATTTCACTCTGAACGATGCGGTCTCAAATGACATGCCTTTGCTCGACATCCCCTCTTTAGCGAAGGATATATGTGATACTCTGGTGTATCTTCATGGAGCAGGTTTTGCACATCGTGACATCAAAAGCAATAATGTGCTCCTCACGTGGTGTCCAGAAAGACAGCGCATCTGTGCCAAACTATGTGACTTTGGGAGTGCAGCGCCGGTAAACAAATTACCACGTCGTCCAGCAAAACCAAAGTGGGGTGGGTTTGAGCGATTACTTGGGCTCTCTGGCAGTTGGCGGCCCATAGGAACGATGCTCTGGATGGCCCCTGAAATGCTTGAACCTCCTGTTGAGGGCTCCATACCACCGGAAGGATACTCTGGTGAGAAGGTTGATATTTATAGTCTAGGCGTGGTTTTGTGGGAACTGTTTGAATGGCGTACTCCTTGGACCGAGGAAAGCGCTTTTTCAAGGAAGGAGATAATCGATTTAATTGTCCGTCGAGAGAAAAGATTGCCCATACCAGGTCATTCTGTGCCAAAACTTGCGCGACTAATGTCGCTGATGTGGGCTAGCCGTCCTCTTGACAGACCAAGTGCAAGGGAAGTGTTATCAACGCTGGAATCGGTTGGGTCTTCATGGGACATGCTCGATACATTCTTAGACGTTCAAGAGCTCGCACATATCCATGGAAAGGCAATAATGGGGGCACTTGAAAGGTCGTCTGTGACGCAAGATGAACGCAGAGAAGAAAACGTGGAGCAGGATTCATATCCACGAGGAATTCCTAATATTAGCCATTCTGAAGAAAGTTCGCACAGCTCGGGTATGGTCAGGTATCCAAAGCAAATGGATAAATTGAGTCGCCGTGTGGAAAAGGCAGATGAAATACAGCGCAATCGAGAAGGACTTGTCTTAAAGGAGATGACAGAACTAGGGACAAGTGCCAGTATGAATCCCGAGCATGCAATGGAAAGTGAATTCAACCCCACAGAACACGCAATTTTCATCGAGTCTGTCGGGTCACTATCACTGTCAGATCTTAATGAGGATCTTGCCCGGATGTTGTTCCGGCACGTGCAATTTTTGACCTCGGATGAAATGATTGTTGAGGAACTGGAAACTTTGCGCTCAAAAATCGCAGACCTCCAAAGCAGTGTCGGCGAGCTGCAATCAAGAACCAAATTCGATCCACTTGCTGCCTTCACAGCAGATGCTCGGCATAAAGAAATAAAAAAGCTCACGAACACAATCGAGTTAATCACCGCAGAAGAGAAAGTAAAAGTATGGCGCAACACACGAGGGATTCTGCGTCAGCAGCTTGTTCAGGCAGAATCAGAGTACAATAGATGGCAGCGAAAATGTAGGAGTATAGAGAGAGATGGAAAATGA
- a CDS encoding predicted protein has product MSALTFFDGAISREIAGHKKKVHCVAWNLSGRRLASGSVDQSARVWDVEHGTCLGKELELKGHSDSVDQVCWDPTSGDRLATVSGDKSLRAWDVRSGSNCVAAINTSGENINLAWHPDGVTIAIGDREDLVSFVDTRKLRVVSVRKFPFEVNEMRWSPDGDILWVTTGTGTVEVHAWPSSRKMLSMKAHTAGCYAIDVDPLGRKLAVGGADTLVSMWDTEEYTCLYTVARSGKPVRVVRFSMGGDFIATGSEEHFIDIADSQTGACAAKLSTGAATNSLAWSPSEHILAYVGDAQPGKIDRHARTSIRIWGVPSGAMA; this is encoded by the coding sequence ATGAGTGCACTCACTTTTTTTGATGGCGCTATTTCCAGGGAAATCGCTGGCCACAAGAAGAAAGTGCACTGTGTTGCCTGGAACCTGTCCGGACGCAGGCTCGCGAGTGGTTCTGTGGACCAGAGCGCGAGGGTGTGGGACGTTGAGCACGGCACGTGCCTAGGGAAAGAACTTGAACTGAAGGGTCATAGCGACAGTGTTGATCAGGTGTGTTGGGACCCGACGAGTGGCGACAGACTAGCGACCGTCTCAGGGGACAAATCGCTGCGCGCTTGGGACGTTCGTTCTGGTTCAAATTGCGTAGCCGCGATCAACACCAGCGGGGAGAATATCAATCTCGCTTGGCATCCAGACGGGGTCACTATTGCAATTGGCGATCGCGAGGATTTAGTTTCATTTGTGGACACGCGCAAGCTCAGGGTCGTGAGCGTTCGAAAGTTTCCATTCGAAGTGAATGAAATGCGTTGGTCCCCGGACGGTGATATCCTTTGGGTCACCACAGGGACAGGTACTGTCGAAGTCCACGCGTGGCCATCCTCCCGCAAGATGCTCTCCATGAAAGCGCACACTGCCGGATGCTACGCGATCGATGTAGACCCTTTGGGGAGGAAATTGGCTGTCGGGGGTGCGGACACACTTGTTAGCATGTGGGATACGGAGGAATATACCTGTCTTTACACCGTCGCGAGGTCGGGCAAGCCAGTGAGGGTCGTCAGGTTCAGTATGGGCGGAGACTTCATTGCAACAGGATCCGAAGAACATTTTATTGACATAGCGGACTCACAAACTGGGGCTTGTGCCGCAAAATTATCAACGGGGGCCGCGACGAACTCACTTGCGTGGTCGCCGTCAGAGCACATCTTGGCATATGTTGGGGATGCACAGCCAGGCAAGATTGACAGGCACGCAAGAACGTCTATACGGATCTGGGGAGTGCCATCGGGTGCGATGGCATAG